The genomic window CCGCTGCACCCTTCTTTTTCTGTATCAACTCAGCATACACAGAATTCTCCAAGAAATACCCAAACACCCGGGGGACCAAACAAGGCTTCACAAACAATGTGGCCGCAATGACTTCAAACCAGGCTCAACGACTAATTTGCAGATAACTAGAACTCAAGGCTTCGATGAGAAGAGGTTGGGGTAGGAGAACGGATCGTCCTCCAACGACGTTGATCTCTGAGGCACATGAGATGGCGCATAACCCTCAAGGTCATTGGAAAAAGAGTCCTGATGATCAAATACCGGTTTCTGCTCAGTTTGATGATGACTTTCCTTTTGGCTACCATCACTGTGGCTCTCATAAACCCTAGTGTTCTTCTTTAGATCGGCAATGCACAGTTTCGCAAGGTTTGCAGCAGCACGTGCTGCCGATGCAGCTCGCTCTGCTGAATCAGCAGCTGTTTGCGCAGCTGAAACCACGCCATCCATATCAATATTTTCCCCGCTCTCTATAGGAGAGATCGAATGCACCTGTTCTGGACGCTTCGAGAACATGTTGAAATCTTTGGGTGTTTGGGGAGCAGTCACTTCATCAACTGACCTTGTGAAGAATTCTTGCTCTGTTGGCTTCACTGGAGGAGAATTTAAGGGAATCGAGTCACTTCTCTCCatagaagaagcagaagcaaatgGTGGGGGAGAGACAAAAGGAACAAATTGCTTCTTTTCATCTGGCAAAGCTGGCATCCTTGGCTGAGCAAATTGCGGAGAAACTGGGGGCTCTGAACTTTTCAGATAATTATAGAACGCAGCATCAGCTGTTGGATTCTCTTCCAAGTCAGGTGGGTTTGAGAAATCATGAGCAGCCGACTGTGAGCTTTGCACATGTGGACCAATATCTGGGGTTGATTGAGTACCAGAAGCTGGACGAATTGCTGCTTTTGGGACTTCAGGCAAATCCAATGAGTCAAAGCCGCCATCAGATTGATAATCTTCACCAGGTTCGTCAGCGGCAGTTGCAGCTACTGGTTCCTCGTGTTTCTCCTTTGGAAGTGGCAGTGTTGAACCACTGAAGTAGGTTGGTCCATTCTAATGAAAGGAAACATGTTACAAGGTGAGATTCAAAATAATGAACCAACCATAGTTTATTGTATGTATACACTAACCAATAgatcttcatggggtttaagataTTCTGTCTCTGTTTCTGATGGATCCCAGTCGATCTCATGCTCCTCAGCAATCTCCTTCAGCAGTTTCATCTTTATATCTACTGGAGGAGGACGGATTGAAAGTAGTTCAATTATCTGCATAGGTATTGACTCGAATCTTGTCAGCATCAATCCAATGGTTAAGCAACATAAATAGATTACTTCTTATCATGGAAGTTGGCATATGACCTGACGGTTGACCCCACAATCCGGCATAAGTTCTGCAGCTGCAGCAACAAACTCTTTCCCATATTTAGTTGCAAACATCATTTGGACTTGCATCAGTTCAGGCAAATCTGAACACCGAGGAGCAGCAAAACAGATGCTGGATATTGCCTCTTTGAGATCTATAGGGCATTCCCTGAAGCAGGAAAAGAAATTTAACAGGTTAGGACAACCAATTTAGCTGCAAGCCTATGGAAACTGTATAACCACAACATTTGAGAGGGTACACTTCACCAACAAATTGACTAAACACATATCAAGGATAATTTATTTCTGTGCCTCCACCCAGGGAATTCAGTCTAGACAGATGGAGACCCAAAGAACTATGCTGCACAAACAGCAGCATGCATATAAAACCAGGTCTTTCCTTCGGTTCGGAAAAGGTCAAATGGAGGCAACAATCAGATGCTTAGGGGCCACCAGATATGCATCGTCTCACTATTTACAGAAAAATAAAGAAATGACATAATCTGTTACAGAGACGAACTCACATTATGCATTTCATTACACGTTTGAAACAAAGCACATGGGCTTCTTTTTGGAAGAAAGCCAGACTTAAGTTGAATAGCGATGGCATTCATCACATGCCACATCCATCATTCAACTGCAAAAGCAACTGAGCACTAACAACAGACTTGGGCAAACTCTGGGACTAGAGAGAGCTATAAGTTCAGTATGCCAATAAAAAAGAGTCATAATTTAGTCAAAAACATCATTTGGACTTGCATCAGTTCAGGCAAATCTGAACACCTAGGAGCAGCAAAACAGATGCTCGATATTGCCTCTTTGAGATCTATATAGGGCATTCCTTGAAGCAGGAAAGAAATTGAACAGGTTGGGACAACCAATTTAGCTGCAAGCCTATGAAAACCGTAGAACAACCACATTTGAGAGGATACACTTT from Triticum aestivum cultivar Chinese Spring chromosome 3B, IWGSC CS RefSeq v2.1, whole genome shotgun sequence includes these protein-coding regions:
- the LOC123072241 gene encoding IST1 homolog — its product is MSMLEAFFGKGGGGGGGGFRAAKCKTLLKLSIPRIKLLRNRRELQLRQMRRDIAKLLEAGQEATARIRVEHIIREENMMAAQEILELFCELVAVRLPIIEAQKECPIDLKEAISSICFAAPRCSDLPELMQVQMMFATKYGKEFVAAAAELMPDCGVNRQIIELLSIRPPPVDIKMKLLKEIAEEHEIDWDPSETETEYLKPHEDLLNGPTYFSGSTLPLPKEKHEEPVAATAADEPGEDYQSDGGFDSLDLPEVPKAAIRPASGTQSTPDIGPHVQSSQSAAHDFSNPPDLEENPTADAAFYNYLKSSEPPVSPQFAQPRMPALPDEKKQFVPFVSPPPFASASSMERSDSIPLNSPPVKPTEQEFFTRSVDEVTAPQTPKDFNMFSKRPEQVHSISPIESGENIDMDGVVSAAQTAADSAERAASAARAAANLAKLCIADLKKNTRVYESHSDGSQKESHHQTEQKPVFDHQDSFSNDLEGYAPSHVPQRSTSLEDDPFSYPNLFSSKP